Proteins from a genomic interval of Qipengyuania sp. JC766:
- a CDS encoding response regulator transcription factor → MGDVTFQSVIVAHRDGLSRMGLKAIVESSNQDVQVETADSFTALLRLVDRGCGGIAVVDLDLPGMNGMAGLPTVLRHKPIPKLCVVMPLVTRDTVSRCISLGVLACIERTRVAEEVCSAVAALVDGRPFFSKLGEERRVGPTAATPVLTQQQLKVLRVLATGKSNKQIGRELGICEGTVKVHLNGAYRALGVNNRVAAVGRLRELSRNDNRKDALVAPVIDAEPSPSDPLSADCF, encoded by the coding sequence GTGGGGGACGTGACATTTCAATCGGTTATAGTTGCACACAGGGACGGTCTTTCGAGGATGGGCCTCAAGGCGATCGTCGAGTCGTCCAACCAGGACGTGCAGGTTGAAACGGCCGACAGCTTCACTGCGCTGCTTCGGCTCGTGGATCGGGGCTGTGGCGGCATAGCGGTCGTCGATCTCGATCTGCCCGGGATGAACGGAATGGCAGGCCTGCCGACAGTCCTGCGTCATAAGCCGATTCCGAAACTGTGCGTTGTCATGCCTCTGGTCACCCGGGACACGGTGTCGCGGTGTATCTCGTTGGGAGTCCTCGCCTGCATCGAGAGGACCCGTGTTGCGGAAGAAGTGTGCAGCGCCGTGGCGGCGCTTGTCGATGGCCGGCCCTTTTTTTCCAAACTTGGTGAAGAGCGACGTGTCGGTCCGACCGCGGCCACACCCGTACTGACGCAACAGCAACTGAAGGTTCTCCGCGTCCTTGCCACGGGCAAATCCAACAAGCAGATCGGTCGCGAGCTCGGTATCTGCGAAGGGACAGTGAAAGTACACCTCAACGGCGCCTATCGCGCGCTGGGCGTGAACAACCGGGTTGCGGCCGTGGGACGCCTGCGTGAACTCAGCCGCAACGACAACCGCAAGGATGCACTTGTCGCGCCGGTCATTGATGCGGAACCTTCCCCGTCCGATCCGCTGAGTGCGGACTGCTTCTGA
- a CDS encoding peroxidase family protein, giving the protein MAVKLNLHDLIFILRQIKIAEAHAAGTPLSELIEDPRLPFGLRTVDGTFNNLVAGRETWGASDQILPRMFASYYRDEADGDSFDPDGPGPAPTVTNNDYGSSGSLADIDPRLISNLIVDQTPGNPAAISAALTQTGYDSDQMAAVQSLNAAWASFEQGTITRDDFEALAADYGLTMQGDSLVIPNTAPDEGLSAPFNAWMTFFGQFFDHGLDLIPKGGNGSVYIPLQPDDPLYVEGGHTNFMVMTRAQVDENGETLNTTTPFVDQNQTYGSHASKQIFMREYQMVDGRPQATGHLLEGSNGGLATWADVKLQARELLGIELTDKDVGAIPLLRSDPYGNFIPDENGFAQVIIGLGDDGIPNTTDDIVVSGTPDAPVTLMLGLAGETGPEGAVVPVRTSHAFLDDIAHSAAPVFQNGNLVADADSETGNEVASTNGRNQEYDNELLDRHFVTGDGRGNENIGLTAVHHVFHSEHNRQVEANKVEILKSGDAAFINEWLDIAISQAEADALSGLSDAQIAMQAESLDWNGERLFQVAKFATEMQYQHLVFEEFGRRLQPNIDPFVFNSITDIDPAIFAEFAHVVYRFGHSMLTEDVTRLFLDEEGRPVTYDENGNATLVQDLAEWGQSTGLIEAFLNPVDYDLDGRLTAEQAAGAIFRGLNLEHGNHIDEFVTDALRNNLLGLPLDLAAINIARGRETGMPTLNDAREQLFDATGSTFLTPYTSWVDFAENLKNPMSVINFIAAYGTHQSILDAGNNVEARRDAATLLVLGTENETFEERSARLAFLNGPAAETGVNDIDMWVGGLAERPMAFGGFLGSTFNAVFEAQMENLQDNDRFYYLSRTQGMNLLNELENNAFSKMIMANTDQTLPGPDGIRGTADDILNYHSHVDSFTLADYVLHVDPSKQIQPDPVQENAVLAALGISAVRRDNPNTLGPDSNFLQFNGADHTTINGTEGNDIIIAGGGDDGIWGGGGDDRIEGGHGVDLIIGGAGNDIITDSGDSGDFIKGEDGDDVIANSNGLDVLMGGRGKDAFIVGVDATEVFGGEGDDFILGGDDADFLLGNEGDDWIEAGGGFDTTAGDNSELFFNSTIVGHDVMFAGNDEHDFDAESGDDIMVQGESVMRNEGMLGFDWASHQGSGIAANSDLTIKIFTTEAADILRNRFDATEALSGSDHDDVLRGDDRGAPDLAEVTPELDMTGHELTQAGVDRIAGLREALGLAPRGDAPDDEVVFATGNILMGGGGSDMLEGRGGNDFIDGDHRLHVRISITEAGGTTEIATVTSLKDTVTIDGVTKPLTTHLLSGAVKPSQMHIVREIVDDGHAGDQDTAIFFDDFANYEITPNGDGTLTVRHVTVTDGIIDPATGAVRLSDGVDRVSGIEWLQFRDQTVSTIPYLNVAPTGLPVITDTTPTEGFVLSVDTSSIADEDGLGTFAFQWQVSADQGATWVDIPAAEGGTGATFTPGEAMPGQSLRVLVSYTDSIGAVEQLASQAVGPVGDLWTASAAEPNFVGTEGDDVANGNGAFNTLTGNGGNDQLNGGGGIDTAAFAGSVFDFAFGLNGAGNLTATDLVGSEGTDTLTGIERLAFADADHLLISADSGGGILTGTGGSDLLIGQAGAARDDLRGGAGSDILTGGSGNDFLRGQAGSDTMFWRVGDGRDVMVGGGGTDTVLLHGDAGAETFGIYDRASALAAGFSGVRAVTEIVIVRNGVIAAEVLGTEEIVIDGKGGGDTFVIVGDFTGTSLAYSTITLEGSAAGDTVDIAGLASDHRVVFKSHGGDDRLVGDLRPQDSVEFADGTTMSAADLQRSAEGVVSRRSDDDDDRDDEYGPGTRGSFLDAEDLEDLLDLIESGMIRDASGFGNNVDNPLYGNADQPFIRLTEAHYTDGASGIRETALTPREISDIVSNQDNDGDGTEESIPNAFGGSALLTFFGQYFDHGLDFVAKGLPGSVAIGTPGFPISAPRSNILEGTGIDPDGIPNNGDEIAAQYVNHASPFVDQNQAYGSHEAITDVLRRWDVGDDGQPSQSAYLLTGATDATGRGLLPTLNDIRENYRIMTGGDELTAEDVQNFDGTGQPLLIDFIPVFVTLPDQAEPVLDLDAIGHYYVAGDGRLNENVMLTSIHTIWARNHNWWVDTLKEQTNGSWTEEEYFQAARMMNIAEYQQVVFTEFATAMAGGLGEGDPEHGFEAYDPTVDSSISVEFAQAAYRFGHSMLNEDLGYVGSDGVISRLSLVDAFLRPDKVGQLGVDGLLAGAIADLHQAIDVDMVNALRNQLVGRPLDLAALNIFRGRDMGVAPFNDVRAQLFESTGDASLRPYTGWEDFQTRNDLSDELIAQLQQAYPEGFDTMDLWIGGLAEKPRKGQLGSTFGYIFLEQLDRLQHGDRLYYLEVFDDQLFADNVASFSKIIERNTGLTDLPDNVFQDVSQMPPVDDDDEGDDDDDHSAGSDDDEDDTSGEGTGGGDDTPVVTPPPTDTGSGSGPMPGSSGNDVLVGGSSDDVIEGGAGDDVLRGGSGDDVLSGGEGDDTLKGGSGDDVLEGGAGDDVLEGGSGDDILDGGAGDDSLRGGSGDDVFVFGGDDEVLDFAVGEDRIDLSHLGVTAAGFATDVLIVQQGADTAITVGSQTMLLRGVSADTLGQSSFQMAETAATPSAPSGSMALPTQIADTLSELVEAVAGDTAGSTAAGPAGFDFMNAQMFDFRSHMVRPDSVDGFSSEFLGSRFSAGVQPGLLDGGIAPSASPMGLSCEITKAYFEVDWSNPHGDELSDALLL; this is encoded by the coding sequence ATGGCCGTCAAACTCAACCTGCACGATCTCATCTTCATCCTTCGCCAGATCAAGATCGCGGAAGCGCATGCCGCTGGAACGCCCTTGAGCGAACTGATCGAGGATCCGCGCCTTCCGTTCGGATTGCGTACGGTTGACGGTACCTTCAACAATCTGGTCGCAGGGCGCGAGACCTGGGGTGCCTCCGATCAGATCCTGCCGCGCATGTTCGCGTCCTATTACCGGGACGAGGCCGATGGTGACAGCTTCGATCCCGACGGCCCCGGCCCGGCGCCGACAGTAACGAACAACGATTACGGATCGAGCGGCAGCCTGGCGGATATCGATCCGCGCCTGATCTCGAACCTGATCGTCGACCAGACGCCGGGCAATCCAGCCGCCATTTCGGCAGCGTTGACGCAGACCGGCTACGACAGCGACCAGATGGCCGCCGTTCAATCGCTGAATGCGGCATGGGCATCTTTCGAGCAGGGCACGATCACGCGCGACGACTTCGAAGCACTGGCTGCGGATTACGGGCTGACCATGCAGGGCGACAGCCTGGTCATTCCGAATACCGCCCCGGACGAAGGCCTATCCGCACCCTTCAACGCGTGGATGACATTCTTCGGGCAATTCTTCGATCATGGGCTGGATCTCATTCCCAAGGGCGGAAACGGCAGCGTCTATATCCCGCTACAGCCCGACGATCCGCTCTACGTCGAAGGCGGCCATACCAATTTCATGGTCATGACCCGTGCGCAGGTCGATGAGAATGGCGAGACGCTGAATACGACGACGCCGTTCGTGGATCAGAACCAGACCTACGGTTCGCACGCGTCGAAGCAGATATTCATGCGGGAATACCAGATGGTCGACGGGCGCCCGCAAGCGACCGGTCACCTTCTCGAAGGAAGCAACGGGGGCCTGGCGACCTGGGCGGATGTCAAGCTGCAGGCACGCGAGTTGCTGGGGATCGAGCTGACCGACAAGGATGTCGGCGCAATTCCGCTTTTGCGTAGCGACCCCTACGGCAATTTCATCCCGGACGAAAACGGCTTCGCGCAGGTCATCATCGGGCTTGGCGACGACGGGATCCCGAACACGACCGACGACATTGTCGTCAGCGGCACGCCCGACGCCCCGGTCACGCTCATGCTGGGACTGGCGGGAGAAACCGGACCTGAAGGTGCTGTCGTTCCCGTCCGGACGTCGCATGCTTTCCTCGACGATATCGCGCACAGCGCTGCGCCGGTGTTCCAGAACGGCAACCTGGTCGCGGACGCGGACAGTGAAACCGGGAACGAGGTTGCTTCGACGAATGGTCGCAATCAGGAATATGATAACGAGCTGCTCGACAGGCATTTCGTGACGGGCGACGGGCGCGGCAACGAGAATATCGGCCTGACCGCCGTCCACCACGTTTTCCATTCCGAACACAATCGGCAGGTCGAGGCCAACAAGGTAGAGATACTGAAATCCGGCGATGCGGCATTCATCAATGAATGGCTGGATATCGCGATCTCCCAGGCGGAAGCGGACGCCCTTTCCGGCCTGAGCGATGCGCAGATCGCGATGCAGGCGGAAAGCCTGGACTGGAACGGAGAGCGGCTCTTCCAGGTCGCCAAATTCGCCACGGAGATGCAGTACCAGCATCTCGTTTTCGAGGAGTTCGGACGGCGCCTACAGCCGAACATCGATCCGTTCGTGTTCAACAGCATAACCGATATTGACCCGGCCATTTTCGCCGAGTTCGCGCATGTGGTCTACCGCTTCGGACACTCGATGCTGACCGAGGATGTGACGCGCCTGTTCCTCGACGAGGAAGGGCGGCCGGTCACCTATGACGAGAACGGCAATGCGACGCTGGTCCAGGACCTGGCGGAATGGGGCCAGTCCACGGGGCTGATCGAGGCCTTCCTCAACCCGGTCGACTATGACCTCGATGGGCGGCTGACGGCAGAGCAGGCCGCCGGAGCCATCTTCCGCGGCCTCAATCTCGAGCATGGCAACCACATCGACGAGTTCGTCACCGATGCCTTGCGCAACAATCTGCTGGGCCTGCCGCTGGACCTCGCCGCGATCAACATCGCGCGTGGCCGCGAAACGGGCATGCCCACGCTGAACGATGCGCGCGAGCAGTTGTTCGACGCCACCGGATCGACCTTCCTGACGCCTTACACGAGCTGGGTCGATTTCGCCGAGAACCTGAAGAACCCGATGTCGGTGATCAATTTCATCGCCGCTTACGGGACGCACCAGTCCATCCTCGATGCCGGCAACAATGTCGAAGCGCGGCGTGATGCGGCCACGTTGCTCGTGCTGGGTACCGAGAACGAAACGTTCGAGGAACGCTCGGCACGGCTCGCTTTCCTGAACGGACCCGCGGCCGAAACCGGCGTCAACGACATCGACATGTGGGTCGGCGGCCTTGCCGAGCGTCCGATGGCCTTCGGCGGTTTCCTGGGGTCGACCTTCAACGCGGTCTTCGAAGCCCAGATGGAGAACCTGCAGGACAACGACCGCTTCTACTACCTGTCACGCACGCAGGGCATGAATCTGCTCAACGAGCTGGAAAACAACGCTTTTTCCAAGATGATCATGGCCAACACCGACCAGACCCTTCCGGGTCCGGACGGCATCCGCGGAACGGCGGACGATATCCTAAACTATCATTCGCACGTCGATTCCTTCACGCTTGCGGACTACGTCCTGCATGTCGATCCCTCGAAGCAAATCCAGCCCGATCCCGTGCAGGAGAATGCCGTGCTCGCGGCGCTGGGCATTTCGGCGGTGCGGCGTGACAATCCGAACACGCTCGGCCCGGACAGCAATTTCCTGCAGTTCAACGGGGCCGACCACACGACGATCAACGGGACCGAAGGAAACGACATCATCATCGCCGGCGGGGGTGACGACGGCATCTGGGGCGGCGGCGGCGACGACCGCATCGAAGGCGGTCACGGCGTCGACCTGATCATCGGGGGCGCCGGGAACGATATCATCACCGACAGCGGAGATTCGGGCGACTTCATCAAGGGCGAGGATGGCGACGACGTCATTGCCAATTCCAACGGCCTCGACGTGCTCATGGGTGGCCGGGGCAAGGACGCCTTCATCGTCGGCGTCGACGCAACCGAGGTCTTCGGCGGTGAAGGCGACGATTTCATCCTGGGCGGCGACGATGCCGACTTCCTGCTGGGCAACGAAGGCGACGACTGGATCGAAGCGGGCGGCGGTTTCGACACCACTGCCGGCGACAACTCCGAACTGTTCTTCAATTCCACGATTGTCGGTCACGACGTCATGTTCGCCGGGAACGACGAGCACGATTTCGATGCCGAGTCCGGCGATGATATCATGGTGCAGGGCGAAAGCGTCATGCGCAACGAAGGCATGCTCGGTTTCGACTGGGCCAGCCATCAGGGCAGCGGGATCGCGGCGAATTCCGACCTGACGATCAAGATTTTCACGACGGAAGCGGCGGATATCCTGCGCAACCGCTTCGACGCGACAGAAGCCCTGTCGGGTTCGGATCACGACGACGTGCTTCGCGGCGACGACCGCGGCGCGCCGGACCTTGCCGAAGTCACGCCGGAACTGGACATGACCGGCCACGAATTGACGCAGGCCGGTGTCGACAGGATCGCGGGGCTTCGCGAAGCTCTCGGCCTTGCCCCGCGCGGAGACGCGCCGGATGACGAGGTCGTGTTCGCAACGGGCAACATCCTGATGGGTGGCGGCGGCAGCGACATGCTGGAAGGCCGTGGCGGCAACGATTTCATTGACGGCGACCATCGCCTGCACGTGCGCATCAGCATCACCGAAGCCGGGGGCACGACGGAGATCGCAACCGTCACCAGCCTGAAGGACACGGTGACGATCGACGGGGTGACCAAGCCGCTGACCACCCACCTGCTCTCGGGCGCGGTCAAGCCTTCCCAAATGCACATCGTCCGGGAGATCGTGGACGATGGTCATGCGGGCGATCAGGACACGGCCATCTTTTTCGACGATTTCGCCAATTACGAGATCACACCGAACGGCGATGGAACGCTCACCGTCCGCCACGTGACCGTGACCGACGGAATCATCGATCCGGCTACCGGCGCAGTGCGACTTTCCGACGGTGTGGACCGGGTGTCGGGCATCGAATGGCTGCAGTTCCGCGACCAGACGGTTAGCACGATTCCGTATCTCAATGTCGCGCCGACCGGGCTCCCGGTCATTACCGACACGACGCCGACCGAAGGTTTCGTCCTGTCGGTCGATACAAGCAGCATTGCGGACGAAGACGGGCTGGGCACGTTTGCCTTCCAGTGGCAGGTCTCCGCCGACCAAGGTGCGACCTGGGTCGATATTCCCGCCGCGGAAGGGGGAACCGGCGCGACCTTCACTCCGGGCGAGGCGATGCCCGGCCAGTCTCTGCGCGTGCTGGTCAGTTACACCGACAGCATCGGGGCCGTCGAACAACTGGCGTCGCAAGCCGTCGGGCCTGTCGGCGACCTCTGGACGGCTAGCGCGGCAGAGCCGAACTTCGTCGGCACCGAAGGCGACGATGTCGCGAACGGCAACGGGGCCTTCAACACCCTCACCGGCAATGGCGGCAACGACCAGCTCAATGGCGGCGGTGGGATCGATACGGCGGCCTTTGCCGGCAGCGTGTTCGATTTTGCGTTCGGCCTGAACGGTGCTGGCAATCTGACCGCGACCGACCTTGTTGGAAGCGAAGGGACCGATACGCTTACGGGCATCGAACGGCTCGCATTCGCCGATGCCGATCACCTGCTGATCTCGGCCGATAGCGGCGGCGGTATCCTGACCGGCACCGGCGGCTCCGACCTGCTCATAGGCCAGGCCGGGGCTGCGCGTGACGATCTTCGCGGCGGGGCCGGCAGCGACATCCTGACCGGAGGCTCCGGTAACGACTTTCTCAGGGGTCAGGCCGGGTCCGACACCATGTTCTGGCGGGTCGGAGACGGTCGCGACGTGATGGTCGGCGGAGGCGGTACCGATACCGTCCTGCTGCATGGCGATGCCGGCGCGGAGACATTCGGCATCTACGACCGTGCTTCCGCGCTCGCCGCTGGTTTCAGCGGGGTGCGTGCCGTGACCGAGATCGTGATCGTGCGCAACGGCGTAATCGCAGCGGAAGTGCTCGGCACCGAAGAGATCGTGATCGACGGGAAGGGCGGGGGCGACACGTTCGTGATCGTCGGCGACTTCACCGGGACCAGCCTCGCCTACAGCACGATCACGCTGGAAGGTTCGGCAGCCGGCGATACGGTCGACATAGCCGGCCTGGCGTCCGATCACCGCGTGGTTTTCAAGAGCCATGGCGGTGACGACCGGCTCGTCGGCGACCTGCGCCCGCAGGACAGCGTGGAGTTCGCGGACGGCACGACGATGTCCGCAGCCGACCTGCAGCGGAGCGCCGAAGGCGTCGTCTCGCGCCGGAGCGACGACGATGACGACCGGGACGACGAGTACGGCCCGGGCACGCGGGGAAGCTTCCTCGACGCGGAAGACCTGGAAGACCTGCTCGACCTGATCGAGAGCGGGATGATCCGGGATGCGTCGGGCTTCGGAAACAATGTCGACAATCCGCTCTACGGCAATGCCGACCAGCCCTTCATCCGCCTGACCGAAGCGCATTACACGGACGGCGCGTCGGGCATCAGGGAAACCGCGCTCACGCCTCGCGAAATTTCCGACATCGTTTCCAATCAGGACAATGACGGAGACGGGACGGAGGAAAGCATTCCCAACGCGTTCGGCGGGTCTGCCCTCCTGACCTTCTTCGGACAGTATTTCGATCACGGGCTGGATTTCGTGGCGAAGGGGCTACCCGGCAGCGTCGCGATCGGAACGCCGGGCTTTCCGATCAGTGCGCCGCGTTCCAACATCCTCGAAGGGACGGGCATCGATCCTGACGGCATTCCAAACAACGGCGACGAAATTGCCGCGCAATACGTCAACCACGCCTCTCCCTTCGTGGACCAGAACCAGGCCTATGGTTCGCACGAGGCGATCACCGATGTGCTGCGGCGTTGGGATGTCGGCGATGACGGGCAGCCCAGCCAGTCGGCCTACCTCCTGACCGGGGCGACCGATGCGACCGGGCGCGGCCTTCTCCCGACCCTGAACGATATCCGGGAGAACTACCGGATCATGACCGGCGGGGACGAACTGACCGCCGAAGACGTGCAGAATTTCGACGGCACGGGCCAGCCTCTGCTGATCGACTTCATTCCCGTCTTCGTCACACTGCCCGACCAGGCGGAACCGGTGCTCGATCTGGATGCGATCGGCCATTATTACGTGGCCGGCGACGGTCGCCTCAACGAGAACGTGATGCTCACCTCGATCCACACGATCTGGGCGCGCAATCACAACTGGTGGGTCGACACGCTGAAGGAGCAGACCAACGGCAGCTGGACCGAGGAGGAATACTTCCAGGCCGCGCGGATGATGAACATCGCCGAGTACCAGCAGGTAGTGTTCACCGAGTTCGCCACGGCCATGGCGGGCGGCCTCGGCGAAGGCGATCCGGAGCACGGGTTCGAGGCATACGATCCGACGGTGGACTCCTCGATTTCCGTCGAATTCGCGCAGGCCGCCTATCGCTTCGGCCATTCCATGCTGAACGAAGACCTGGGATATGTCGGCAGCGATGGTGTGATTTCCCGCCTGTCGCTGGTCGATGCCTTCCTTCGTCCCGACAAGGTCGGGCAACTGGGCGTCGACGGTCTGCTGGCAGGCGCGATCGCGGACCTGCACCAGGCGATCGACGTCGACATGGTCAACGCGCTTCGCAACCAGCTTGTGGGCCGGCCCCTCGACCTCGCGGCACTCAACATCTTCCGCGGAAGGGACATGGGCGTCGCGCCGTTCAACGACGTGCGGGCGCAGCTGTTCGAAAGCACCGGCGATGCGAGCCTGCGGCCATACACGGGCTGGGAGGATTTCCAGACGCGCAACGACCTGTCCGACGAACTGATCGCTCAGCTGCAGCAGGCCTACCCCGAAGGGTTCGACACGATGGACCTGTGGATCGGCGGACTGGCCGAGAAGCCCCGTAAGGGCCAGCTCGGTTCGACCTTCGGCTACATCTTCCTGGAGCAGCTCGACCGGCTGCAGCATGGTGACAGGCTGTACTATCTGGAAGTCTTCGACGACCAGCTGTTCGCGGACAATGTCGCGTCCTTCTCCAAGATCATCGAGCGCAATACGGGGCTCACCGATCTGCCGGACAACGTGTTCCAGGATGTTTCGCAGATGCCGCCGGTCGACGATGACGACGAGGGCGATGATGATGATGATCATTCCGCCGGCTCGGACGATGACGAAGACGATACGTCCGGCGAAGGCACCGGCGGCGGGGACGACACGCCCGTCGTCACGCCCCCGCCAACCGACACCGGTTCCGGCAGCGGTCCGATGCCGGGAAGCTCCGGAAACGATGTCCTGGTCGGGGGATCGTCCGATGATGTCATCGAAGGCGGAGCCGGCGACGACGTCCTGCGCGGCGGGTCCGGCGACGACGTCCTGTCCGGTGGCGAGGGCGACGACACGCTGAAAGGCGGATCGGGCGACGATGTGCTGGAAGGCGGAGCGGGCGACGATGTGCTCGAGGGAGGATCGGGCGACGATATCCTCGACGGCGGGGCGGGCGACGACAGCCTGCGCGGCGGATCGGGCGACGACGTCTTCGTCTTCGGCGGTGACGACGAGGTGCTCGACTTCGCGGTCGGGGAAGACCGGATCGACCTGAGCCATCTCGGCGTCACGGCCGCCGGTTTCGCTACCGACGTCCTGATCGTCCAGCAGGGCGCGGACACGGCCATCACGGTCGGATCGCAGACCATGCTGCTGCGAGGCGTCTCGGCGGATACCCTAGGGCAGTCGAGCTTCCAGATGGCAGAGACCGCGGCAACCCCGAGCGCGCCTTCGGGAAGCATGGCGTTGCCGACGCAGATCGCGGACACGCTGTCCGAGCTGGTCGAGGCCGTGGCGGGCGACACTGCGGGTTCGACGGCGGCCGGGCCGGCCGGGTTCGACTTCATGAACGCCCAGATGTTCGACTTCCGCTCGCACATGGTCCGGCCAGACAGCGTCGACGGGTTCAGCTCGGAATTCCTGGGCAGCCGGTTCAGCGCGGGGGTCCAACCCGGACTGCTGGACGGCGGGATCGCACCGTCAGCTTCGCCGATGGGCCTCTCTTGCGAGATTACGAAAGCCTATTTCGAAGTGGACTGGTCGAACCCCCATGGAGATGAGCTCTCCGACGCCTTGCTGCTTTGA
- the folK gene encoding 2-amino-4-hydroxy-6-hydroxymethyldihydropteridine diphosphokinase, producing the protein MHTRYGRPEQVLDRAFDVLAGLGEVVRSPIIRSDPVGPSRRRYANAAALLECELAPDALLTRLKAIERDFGRRKLAPRWGARVLDLDIVLWSGGNWANRDLAVPHVAFRDRAFVLGPAAAVVPDWRDPVTGLAVRHLHSRLTRPRPLLRDPLWSGR; encoded by the coding sequence ATGCACACGCGCTACGGCCGTCCGGAGCAGGTACTGGACCGGGCATTCGATGTCCTTGCCGGTCTGGGCGAGGTGGTCCGGTCCCCGATCATCCGCAGCGATCCCGTCGGCCCATCGCGCAGGCGCTATGCCAATGCTGCTGCGCTGCTGGAATGCGAACTGGCGCCGGACGCGCTGCTGACCCGGCTTAAGGCCATCGAACGGGATTTCGGCCGGCGAAAGCTGGCCCCGCGCTGGGGGGCACGGGTTCTCGATCTCGACATCGTGCTGTGGTCGGGGGGCAACTGGGCAAATCGCGATCTTGCCGTGCCGCATGTCGCGTTCCGCGACCGGGCGTTCGTGCTCGGCCCTGCCGCCGCCGTCGTCCCGGACTGGCGCGATCCGGTAACCGGTCTCGCCGTGCGCCACCTCCACAGCCGCTTGACCCGCCCGCGCCCGCTCCTTAGGGACCCGCTCTGGTCGGGCCGTTAG
- the aguB gene encoding N-carbamoylputrescine amidase, protein MTEVTVAALQLSLNRAEEAANIDAVAQLVERAAAEGAQIVLPPELFAGGYFCREEDEALFALAHTLEESPSVRAMRKLAKGLGVAIPTSFFERDGHHYYNTLAMIDETGEVLGTYRKSHIPDGPGYEEKFYFRPGNGGFRVWDVAGTRIGVGICWDQWYPESARVMALMGAELLFYPTAIGSEPYDAEFDTSRMWRRAMQGHSVSNCMPVIASNRIGMESGQDFYGHSFITNEWGDLVAEFGRGEDGVLVATLDLALAAKHRAGMGFFRDRRPELYGRICEDI, encoded by the coding sequence GTGACCGAAGTCACCGTCGCCGCGCTGCAACTCTCGCTCAACCGGGCGGAGGAAGCTGCGAACATCGATGCGGTCGCGCAGCTGGTCGAGCGCGCGGCCGCGGAAGGGGCGCAGATCGTGCTCCCCCCCGAGCTGTTCGCCGGCGGCTACTTCTGCCGCGAAGAGGACGAGGCGCTGTTCGCGCTTGCCCATACGCTCGAGGAAAGCCCGTCGGTGCGTGCGATGCGCAAGCTGGCGAAGGGGCTGGGCGTGGCGATCCCGACCAGCTTCTTCGAGCGCGACGGGCACCACTACTACAACACGCTCGCCATGATCGACGAGACGGGCGAGGTGCTGGGCACCTACCGCAAGAGCCACATCCCCGACGGGCCGGGTTACGAGGAGAAGTTCTACTTCCGCCCTGGCAATGGCGGTTTCCGGGTCTGGGACGTTGCTGGCACCCGCATTGGTGTCGGCATCTGCTGGGACCAGTGGTATCCCGAAAGCGCGCGGGTCATGGCACTGATGGGGGCGGAACTGCTGTTCTATCCCACCGCGATCGGGTCCGAACCCTACGACGCCGAATTCGACACCAGCCGGATGTGGCGCCGCGCGATGCAGGGGCATTCCGTGTCCAACTGCATGCCGGTGATCGCCAGCAACAGGATCGGGATGGAAAGCGGACAGGACTTCTACGGCCACAGCTTCATTACCAACGAGTGGGGCGATCTCGTCGCGGAATTCGGGCGCGGGGAAGACGGCGTGCTGGTCGCCACGCTGGACCTGGCGCTGGCCGCGAAGCACCGGGCCGGCATGGGCTTCTTCCGCGACCGGCGACCGGAGCTCTACGGACGCATCTGCGAGGATATCTGA